From the Paenibacillus sp. MMS20-IR301 genome, the window AACGGATCAGGGAAGAAATGCGCAGCGGCAAGAGCATTATGTCTTCCGTTAAAGCTGGTAACAAGACCTCTTTCCGCACGGTCATGGATGCCAATGTCACCACTATCATTGTAGCGGCTGTAATGTTCGCCTTTGGTACAGGTGCGGTTAAAGGCTTCGCGCTGATTCTGATTGTGGAAATTGTGCTTAGTATTGTAACAAACCTTTATTTTGCCCATTGGCTGCTGACAGTGCTGGTTAAAGCCGGAGCACTCAAAAAGCCGAAGCAATTTGGGGTAAAGGAGAGTGACATCAGTGCGCTTTAAGAAAGAACTGGATTTTGTACATTTAAGCAAGTATTTCTATATCTTCTCCATTGCCCTTACGGTAGCCGGACTGATCTTCCTGGCAACCTTCGGTTTGAATTACAGCGTTGATTTCAAGGCCGGGTCCAATGTGGATGTGTCCCTCTCCAAGAGCATTACGCAGGATGAATTGAAGCCAGCCCTAGCGGAAGCCGGCATTGGACATGATCCTACGATTACTATCGGGGACAAGCGGGTTAACATCCGCTATGATGAAGAGCTGAATGATACACAAAGTGAAGCCCTGAAAACAGCAATTACCAAGATTGATGATCAGGCTTCGTTTGAAATCAACACAGTGGATACTGAGATGGCTAAGGAGCTTGCCCGCAATGCAATCTATTCGGTGCTCCTCTCCAGTATCGGGATTATCATCTATGTAAGTATCCGTTTTGAATGGCGGTTTGCGCTTGCTTCGATCGTGGCACTGCTCCATGACGCATTCATGGTTGTAGCGATCTTCTCCATCTTCCGTCTGGAGGTGGATTTGACCTTCATTGTCGCGGTGCTGACGATTATCGGTTATTCCATCAATGATACGATCGTTATCTTTGACCGGATCCGCGAGAACCTGCGCTTCGGCAAACAGAAGTCGTATGAGGATCTGAAGGTTCTGGTTAACAAGAGCGTATCCCAGACGCTCATGCGCTCGCTGTACACAGCATTCACAGTATTCATTGCTGCGTTCTTCCTCCTGATTATGGGTGGAGAATCGATCAAGATGTTCTCACTGGCTATGGTTATCGGTTTGCTCTTCGGAGCGTATTCTTCCATCTTTATTGCAAGCCCGCTCTGGCTGCTGCTGAAGAAGCGCCAGAAGCCGGCGGTAAAGAGTCCGGCCAAAGTCTAAAGCGTAAGTTTCCAGGGAAGCCGCGTCTGAAGCGACGCGGCTTTTCGGAATCTTTGGATCTGCATCTTAAGCTGATTTCATCATCATGAGATTACTTGCTAGTGGTAAGGAGGGCCTCGTTATGAATGACAAACCATTACCCCGGAGAGAAGCTGCTGTTTGGACTGGAATACTCAGTGATGTAGCTCTGGCTGTGGCTAAAGGAAGCATTGGTTATTTTGCAGGCAGCAAAGCATTGATGGGGGACGCTTTCTACTCCGGAGCAGATGCTGCAGCCAAGCTGGCAGGGGTTATTCCATGGAATCCAAAGCAGAGTAACAAGACTGCGGCAGCCCGCAGCCGGACAGTGCAGGGCAGTAAAGAGCCGATGGCGGCTATTCTTTTAGCTGTACTGATTCTGATGGGCGGCCTGCAGATTGCTTTCTCCGCGATCCGTGATTTAACGAGAGGAAATTTATCGGCACCGGGACAGTCGGCACTTATCGCCGTTTTGCTGTGTATTGTGTTCAAAGAGGCTATTTTTCAATATCAATACCGTTACTTCAAAAAAAAGGGCGACGGCAGCCACGCTGCTTATGCCGATAACCACCGTTTCAGCCTGTATACATCCATAACCGTATTTATCGGCATCGCGCTGGCGATGACCGGAGGATACCTGAACTGGCATCCGCTGCTCTATATGGACCCGATTGCCGCACTCCTGGCAGGCTGCCTGATTATCCGCAAAGGTTATGCATTGATTACTTCCTCTGTATATAGCAATAAGCAACCCCAGGAGCTTCCCTCCAAGGAAGCGGCCAGCTTCATTGAGACCGTTCAGCGTGTCCACGGCGTCATTCGTGTGGAGCACCTGAAGGCACTGGAGCAAGGAAGCTATGTGAACCTGCATGTCAAAATCAGCGTTAATCCGCGGATTAGCGTCATGGAAGCCCAGGACATATCCGAATGTGCCCGGAAGCTGCTGCAGCACCGGTTCGTTCATGTGGGCGAGGTGCATATGGATGTTGTGCCGTATGATCCGGGTTATCCTTATAAAAGCAACCATGAACTCGCGGACAACGATGTTCCCACACTGCTTCAGTAGTCTGCAAGGTTGAGAGAAAGGTGAGCTGTATTGCTTAATTCAAAAACAAGATGGCAATCTCCGGCAGCCGATCCCGAGACCACCTCGGAACTGGCCCGGAGCCTTTCTATTTCTCCGCTGCTTTCCTCATTGCTGGTGCAAAGAGGCATGAATACCGCTGAAAAGGCGCTGGTATTCATGGACGGCGGAGCGGAAGATAGCCATGATCCCTATCTGCTGAAAGGAATGGCCGCGGCCGTGCCGCGGATTAAGAAGGCACTGCAGGAAGAAGAACATATTCTGGTGTACGGCGATTATGATGCTGACGGAGTATCCAGTACAGCGCTGATGATTCAACTGCTGCGTCATTTGGGTGCATCTTTTGATATTTATATTCCGCATCGTTCGAATGAGGGCTACGGCCTGCATAATCACGCGCTCGATTGGGCGCTGCAGCAGGGTGTATCTCTTGTTATTACTGTAGATACTGGTATCAGTGCCTATCATCAGATTGCATATGCTTCCGGGCTCGGCATTGATGTTATTGTCACAGATCATCATGAGCCGCCGGAGCTGCTGCCCGAAGCGTATGCCTTAATTAATCCGAAGCTGCCGGATTGCCCGTATCCGTTCAAGGGTCTGGCCGGTGTAGGTGTGGCTTACAAGCTGGCTGAGGCGCTTCTTGGCGGCGGAGTGCCGGAAGAATGGTGTGAGATTGCGGCAATTGGTACAGTGGCGGATCTGATGCCGCTGCAAGGCGAGAACCGCAGCCTTGTACGCAAGGGACTGAAGAGCATGCAGAATTCACCGTTTCCGGGAATTCGGGCACTGCTGTCTGTCAGCGGAATTACAATGAGCACAGTGAGTGCTGTGAATATTGCCTTTGGTATGGCTCCGCGCATCAATGCCAGCGGCAGACTGGATCATGCAGGCCGGGCGGTCACCCTGCTGACCACGGAAGACATGGAAGAAGCAGAACAGCTTGCCGGGGAGCTCGATTTGCTGAACAAAGAACGCCAGCTGGTTGTCGAACGTATTGTTCAGGAAGCGGCTGCCAAGCTCGAGCAGCGGATCAGCCGCAGCGGACTGCCGGATATTATTGTACTGGCCGAGCAGGGCTGGAATGTCGGTGTAGTCGGCATAGTGGCCTCCAAGCTGCTCGAACGCTACTACCGTCCGGTAATTATTCTGGATATCCATCCGGATACCGGAATGTGCAAAGGCTCAGCCCGGTCCATACCGGGTCTGGACATTTATGCAGCCTTATCCTCCTGTGCCGGACTGATGGATCACTTCGGCGGCCACCCGGCAGCAGCCGGCATGAGTCTGCCGCAGAGTAAGCTCGAAGAGTTCGATGCAGCGCTTAATGCGTACGCAGAAGCAGTGCTGACACCAGACGATTTCGTAGCCGTTGCTGCCGCAGACGGGGAGGTGGCTATTGCGGATCTGACCCTGCAGGCTGCTCTTGAGCTGGAGCGGCTTGCCCCGTTCGGCATGGCCAATCCGCTGCCGAGATTCATTCTGCGCGGAGCTGCCGTGAAGGAGACGCGCAAGATGGGCCAGGACGGCAAGCATCTGAAGCTTGTCCTGCAGCAGGACAAGCTGACCATTGAAGCCGTAGCCTTCGGCAAGGGGCCGCTGGCTGACCTGCTGCCCGGAGGAACAGTTGTTGATGTGCTTGCGGAGCTGTCCATCAATGAATGGAACGGCTCCCGCAAGCCGCAGCTGATGCTGCAGGATCTGGCGGTACCGTATGCGCAGCTATTTGATCTGCGCGGCGCTGCCGATGCGGTCAAGGGCGCGGCGCATCTCCACGAGCTGTTCAGCCTGTACAGCGGAGGCGGTCCGGTAAAGACTGCTGCGGTATTCCAGAACAGCCGGACTTCACCGCTGCGTGAGCTGAGAGGCATGTCGCTGTGGGTTTACGATGAGAATGGCGGGATTTCGCCTTTACAGCCTTCTAAGCCGGAGAGCGGAGAGGCTGGAACCTCGCTGCTCTGCCTGCTGGATATGCCGGAATCACCGGAGCAGCTGGAGGCGCTGTTCACTGCCTTTCCTGAGGCAGAGAATATTGCCCTGCTGCATCCGGTCCGTGACGGCCGTGACCGGCTGCAGATCCCGACGCGCGATCATTTCAAGTCGCTATATAAACTGCTGGCTTCCATAGCGGCGGTTGCTACACCTGAGCATGAAGTGCTGCTGCGGCTCAGCCGCCAGTCCCAGCTGGGGGTGCGCATGCTGAACAGAATGCTTGATGTGTTCACTGAGCTGAACTTCATCGAGCGCAGCAGCGGCAGAATTACTTTTGTTACCCAGCCTGCGGCGAAGAGCCTGAGCGCGTCAGAGCATTTCGTAAGGCTGGGGAAGACTGCCGAAATGGAGCAGTACTTTATGGAAGGCAGCCGGAGCGAGCTGCAGGAATTCATGCTCTCACACCGCTTAGGCGGCGTATCGTAGAGGTTGTTATGCTTACGAAGTAAAGTTTGTTTAAGGAATTCAGGCGAGGGTTATCCTCACCCCATTTTAGGAGATGATTATGTTGGATTTCAAAGACAGTATTCGTGTGATTCCGGATTTTCCGCAAGCTGGAATCAGCTTTAAAGATATTACTACCCTGCTCAAGGATGGAGCCAAGTATCGCGCAGCTATCGATGAGCTTAAGAAGCTCGTTGCCCATCTGGAGATTGATGTCATTGCCGGACCGGAGGCGCGCGGCTTCGTAGTAGGTGCGCCGCTGGCTTATGCACTCGGCGTAGGCTTCGTGCCGATCCGCAAGAGCGGCAAGCTTCCTTACGAGACGATTGAAGCAGGCTATGCTCTGGAGTACGGCAAGGACACCCTTGCCATGCATACCGATGCTATCCAGCCGGGCCAGAAGGTTCTGATTGCCGATGATCTGCTGGCTACCGGCGGTACAATCGCTACCTCGGTAAATCTGGTAGAGCAGCTGGGCGGACAAGTTGTCGGTGCGGCCTTCCTGATTGAGCTGACAGCTCTGGCTGGGCGTAATAAGCTGACGGATATTGAAGTGGTTACACTGCTGACTTACGAGGACTAGAATCAATTTAGGCCGGGACAACTTTTCCCGGGAAATATAAAGCGGACTGCTGTCGAATGTGACAGCAGTCCGCTTTTTGCTTTCCGGTTTGAAATTCAACTATGAGATGAAAGTAACTATTTAATGCGCCGATTTGTCAGCTTCCTGCTCATTGGACAACCCAAGAACTTCGATCAGCTTGAACAGCAGGGCAAGAACCATACCGACGATTGTAGCCAGTGCCATACCTTTGAGCACTACACCGCCGATAGTCAGCGAAATGCCGCTGATGCCGACAACCAGAACCAGAGTAGCAAGAATCATGTTGGTTGCTTTGGAGAAATCAACCTTCTGCTCTACGAAGATACGCAGACCTGAAGCGGCAATGACACCGAACAGCAGCAGGGATACACCGCCCATTACCGGCTGGGGAATATTGGCAATGACTGACGAGAACGTTCCGGAGAACGAGAGCACAATGGCAATCACCGCAGCGCCGGCAATTACGTATACTGAGTAAACCTTGGTAAGGGCCATAACACCGATATTTTCACCATAAGTGGTATTCGGTGTCGAACCCATAAATCCGGAAAGCACCGTAGAAATCCCGTTACCCATCAGCGAGCGGTCCAGTCCCGGATCCTTGGTCAGATCCTTGCCGACAATATTGCTGGTAACCAGCAAGTGGCCGATATGCTCAACAATAACAACAAGCGATACAGGGATAATCGTGAAAATTACCGACCAGTCAAAGGATGGGGTGATAATTGTTGGATGGGAGAGGAAAGAAGCTTCGGAAATCGCCGAGGTGTTGACCACACCCATGAAATAAGCGAGTACGTAACCGGTAACGATACCGATGAGGATATGAATGATTTTGGGGAAACCGCGGAATAACACGGAACCGATAACAGTGACACCGAGTGTAACCATGGATAAAATAATAGCTTTGCTATCAGGAGTCCAGTCCGCAGCAGCAACGCCTTCAGGAGCAATCAGCCCGGCCATGCGTGCGGCTACAGGAACAAGCTCAAGTCCGATGGTAGCAACGATAGCACCCATAACTGCCGGAGGGAACACTACATCAATCCAGCCGGTTCCGGCATAACGCACGAGCAAAGCAACAAGAATGAAAATAACACCGGTAACAATAAATGCGCCAAGTGCAAGCGAATATCCATGCTCATGATCGCCTTTATGATCGGCAAGAACACTTAATACCGGCGAGATGAAGGCAAAGCTTGAACCAAGGTATGCGGGAATTTTGCCGCGGCAGATCAAAATGTAAAGCAGGGTGCCGATACCATTCATCAGCAGGATCATGCCGGGATCTACCCCGAACAGATTGGGGACAAGCACTGTGCTGCCGAACATGGCGAACAAATGCTGAAGACTCAGGAGGAAGCCCGGGCCCCAAGGGAGTCTTTCGTTAACTTGAATTTCGCGTTGCAATGGAGTTCACTTCTCTTTCTGATCTAATTTGAGATATCACTTTCAGCAGGTTGAAAAAACCGCCTTTACTAGATTAAATAGATCGGCGGGTTTTTACAACAACATTTTTATGCATGCCACAAAATTGTCTATTCTTAGGGTCTTTATCTTACAGGAATGTCACGCTATGGCAAGTGTTGACGTAATCCTCCGCAAGCGTCATAATTATAGACAACTTTAATCTGTACGTACTGCAGCTTTGAACATATGGAACCTGCAAATTCTGCATAGCTTGCGGGTTCATTTTATTATAGAAGGGAAACGGATACGACGAGAATGGGCATAGAGCAATTAACCGAAAAGGCCGGCGCCTATATAAAAGAAAAAGATCTTCTCCGCATCCGCGAAGCTTACGAGTTTGCCGATCAGGCCCATCACGGGCAGGTCCGGAAGTCGGGGGAGCCATACATTCTGCATCCGCTGGCGGTCGCAGATATTGTCGTCAATATGCAAATGGATGTTATATCCATTATTGCTGCGCTGCTGCATGATGTTGTGGAAGATACGACGGTGTCCCTGGACCAGATCCGTGCGAAATTTGGCGATACCTGCGCCATGCTGGTGGACGGTCTGACGAAGCTGGAACGCATCCGCTTCCGCTCCAAGGAAGAGCAGCAGAACGAGAATTACCGTAAAATGTTCATCGCCATGGCCCAGGATATCCGGGTGATTGTGATCAAGCTGGCGGACCGTCTGCATAATATGCGCACGCTGAAGTACCAGTCAGAGGAGAGCCAGCGGCGTATTTCCTATGAGACACTGGAGATTTTTTGTCCCATTGCTGACCGTCTGGGGATCTCGGCGATTAAATGGGAGATGGAGGATATTGCCCTCCGTTATCTGAACCCGCAGCAGTATTACCGGATTGCCAATCTTGTACACAAGAAGCGGGCTGAGCGTGAGCAGTTCATCGACAGCGTTATCGGCCGGATCCGCGCCAAGCTGGATGAAATGGGCATCGAAGGCGATCTTTCCGGACGCCCGAAGCATATTTACAGTGTATATAACAAAATGAGCACGAAGAACAAGCAGTTCAATGAGATTTATGATCTGCTGGCGATCCGTATCATCGTTGATAATATTAAGGATTGTTATGCCACTTTAGGAATTATTCATACTCTTTGGAAGCCGATGCCTGGCCGGTTCAAGGATTATATTGCTATGCCCAAGGCGAATATGTACCAGTCTTTGCATACAACGGTAGTCGGTCCCGGAGGGGAGCCTACAGAGGTACAGATCCGGACCTGGGAAATGCACCGTACAGCCGAATTCGGGATTGCCGCCCACTGGGCGTATAAGGAAGGCAGCAGCAACAATGTCAATCCGGAGAACCGGATGCCGTTTTTCCGTGAGATTCTGGAGCTGCAGCATGAGGCGAAGGACGCGGAAGAATTTGTGGAATCGCTCAAAATGGACTTTTTCTCCGACCTGGTCTTCGTATTCACGCCAAAAGGTGAGGTTGTGGAGCTGCCGGCCGGTTCGGTGCCGCTTGATTTCGCCTTCCGCATTCATACCGAGGTCGGCAACCGGACGATCGGCTCTAAGGTGAACGGCCGTATTGTGCCGCTGGACCATAAGCTGAAGACGGGAGATATCGTGGAGATTCTGACCTCGAAGAACTCGTACGGACCCAGCCGGGACTGGCTGAAGATTGCCCAGTCTTCCCATGCGCGGAGCAAGATCAAGCAGTGGTTCAAGAAAGAGAAGCGTGAAGAGAATGTCGAAAAAGGCCGTGAGGCCATTGAACGCGAGCTGAAGCGCCTGAATGTAGAGGTCTCTGACTGGCTGACGGAAGATAAATTGTCGGAGGCAGCGAAGAAATTTGCCTTCAACGATGTGGAGGATATGCTGTCTGCTGTAGGCTTCGGGGGCATTACCGCTTCACAGATTGCCTCCAGGCTGACGGAGAAGCTGCGTAAGGAGCAGGAAGAAGCCGCAGGCCACTTAGAGCTGACTTCAGAGATGAAGGAGATCAAGTCCAGCGGCGAGAAGCGCACCCAGCCGACCAACGGCGTACGCGTCAAAGGCATTGATAATCTGCTTGTCCGCTTCGCACGATGTTGTAATCCCGTGCCGGGCGACGATATTATCGGTTATGTAACCCGCGGACGCGGGGTGTCGGTACACCGTGAGGACTGCCCGAACATTCCGAGTGAAGGGGACGGGGAAGAATCTGCACGCGTGATCGAAGTGGAATGGGAAGGCAGTATGGAGGCCAACTACAGCGTCGATATCGAGATTACCGGCCATGACCGCAACGGGCTGCTGAATGAAGTGCTGCAGGCAGTATCGGAGAGCAAGACGAATATCTCGGCGGTTACGGGACGCTCCGACAAGAACAAGATGGCGATGATTCATATGACGATTCTGATCCGCAACACCGATCACCTGCAGTCTGTGGTGGATAAGGTGAAGCGTGTAAAGGATGTATATACGGTTAACCGCATTATGCAATAGGGCAAGGAGCTGAAGTTAGGCATGAGAGTAGTTGTGCAGCGCTGCAAGGATTCCAGCGTGACGGTAGACGGAACCGTAACCGGGGCGATTGGCGAAGGCTTGATGCTGCTGGTCGGCGTAACCCACGAGGATACGGAGAAGGATGCCAAATATTTGGCGGACAAAGTAGCGGGACTGCGCATTTTTGAGGATGAAGCCGGTAAAATGAACTTCAGCGTAACCGATACCGGAGGAGCTATCCTGTCGGTCTCGCAGTTCACATTATACGGCGACTGCCGCAAGGGGCGCCGCCCGAACTTCATGGCTGCTGCGGCTCCGGCCGAGGCAGAGCGGCTCTACGACTACTTCAACGAGGAGCTGCGCAGAGGCGGGCTTCAGGTGGAGACCGGCGTGTTTGGTGCGATGATGGACGTTGCCCTGACGAACTGGGGGCCGGTTACCCTGCTGCTGGACAGCCGGGCCTGAGCGCTGAAGCGGGCGGCTCCGCGGACAGACGCAGTTAGCAGGTGAAGGAACAGTTGAGTTGAATAGCAAGCTGAGAGAATTACAGCGAACTTCCGGACCCCGTGTTGGGGTCTTTTTGCTGTGCAGCCTTGTCCGTCCCGGCGCGTCTCTGCCTGTCCGAAGGATTTTGCCCGGTGGGATATTGCTATCCGCCTATGGATAAACTAGGGATGGACCACCAATTATCGTTATTAACGGGGAGCATAGAGCATGAGATATTCGCAAAAAGCTTGGACGTGGAACAGTATTCAGGGCTATACGGCGGGCTCGATGCCTGAGGCCTTTGCGGTAGCAAGAGCAGGCGGGGATGAGAAGGAGCTGCAGATCCTCAAGGGCAGAAGCCGCGGCCTTCTGCCGCGCACTTAAAGGGCAGGGGCTGCGGTTTTTGGCAAAGTACTTGGATAATCACCCTGAGTCAGAGCTTCACTTTGCGGGATTAATTTGTGGGGCATTTTACTGTGCACAGAAAGGGTTTGTATAGCAGAATTTGCAAAACTGGCCAGGCCTCGTTAGAAATCCGCTTATTGCGGGTAATAGAATGACGAGAACAGAACAGCGTAGAGAGGAGAACTCCATCTCATGAGTAAAGTAGCATTTCTGCTCGCAGACGGTTTTGAAGATTCGGAAATGAAGGTGCCTTATGATGAAGTCCTGCAGGCAGGCCATCAGGCAGACATTATTGGCCTGAAGGCGAATGAGACGCTGCTGGGCAAGAAGGGGAACGTCTCTTATGCGTCCGACAAGGCTATCAGCGACGTACAGGCACAAGATTATGACGCTGTAGTCATTCCGGGCGGTTCCTCGCCGGAGAATCTCCGCCTGAACCCGGATATCCTGCAATTTGTGCAGGATGCCGATGAAGCAGGCAAGCCTATTGCCGCCATTTGTCACGGGCCGCAGATTCTGATCAGCGCCGGGCTGCTGCAGGGCCGTACCCTAACCTCCTATCCGCCGCTGAAGGATGACATCATTAATGCCGGGGCGGAATTCAAGGATGAAGAGGTCGTGGTGGACGGAAATTATATTACTTCACGCACACCCAAGGATGAGCCCGCATTTGTGCGTGAGCTGCTTAAGGTGTTGTAATACAAGCTTGACGGGAATGATTAAGGGAATGGTTACTCAACTAACTTAGGAGGGATTAACATGACGAAAAGAATCCAAGCCTATTTCAGCTCAGAAGACGCGGCGGAAGGTGCCAAGACAGCATTGATTCCTTATGGTGTAGAAGGTATTGAAGTATCTGCGTTAACGGATCCCCTGGATACCGGCCGCAATAGCCGGCGCAACATTCTGGTTCCGCTGGCTCCTTTTAATACCTCGGCTACAGCTGCCGGAGGAGTATACAGCACAGGAGGCGCGGCAGGACCGCTCACTGGGGCGGCGATTGTTCCGGGCGTAGCTTTGGATGATGATTCGGGGCGTGTGGATGATGAGCGTACAGCAGGAGAGGTCCATAACGGCTCCGATCTCAAGGATAGCGATCTGGAGAACCTGCATTATGTAATGGACCTAAAAGTAGCTGAGAACCACTACAATGAGGTTGTAGAGGTTCTGCGCGGCAAGCAGGCTTATGTGGAGATTTTTGATTAAGCAGGTATAGGCATAGCTTAGTCCGGTCGTACCGATAGCTCCAGTCCTCCGCTGCGGAGAGGCTGGAGCTGTTGTGTTGTCAGGAGATCCGCTGCTGCGAGGGGAAGCGGAATGAATTCCCTAGACAGGGAATAGGGATGTAGTGTAATCTAATGTGTAGAGTTTTACACGGGCCTGGACGACGCAATAAAACGCTTTCTTTTCTGTAATGCAACTGTAATATTACATTCATGATTCCGAAATATAGCGTGTTTATAATAGAAGCATGACCCCCTTTTTTATAATATATGATGATGGACCTGCAGCAATCGGCTGCAGGTCATTTTTTTTGAAATGTGTGCGGAAAATCGAATACAATATGCCACCGCGTGGGGAATCAAGCCAAATGTATGCGGAAAACCGAATACAATGCCGACCGCGTGGGGAATCAAGCCATTTCGCTCTTGGGCAGCTGTGCAGAACAGGGTAACAGCGCAGTTTGAGCACGTGGCGGACTGAGAAGCGCTTATTTCCTGAAAATGCTCAATATACAGGGTTAAGCGGACTGGAATTCCGCCATTTAATTGATTTGAGCCCGAAATAGGCATAGCAGGCCTGTTAACGGATTCTGAGTCCGTTTGCCCCGTAATTTCGCCGGATTTCACCCAATAGCGGATGCTCAGTCCGTTTCGTCAGGGTTTGACCGCTGAAGTCCTGACGCAATTCGACTGAAATTGCGCTCTTTCGCCAATATCTGCCTTTATATGCCATGCGCGCGGTTTTGGCAGGCAAATTCAATTCATTCCTTGACTTTAGCGCAGTGGTTCAGTAGAATCTAACAATATACGATATGTTATAACGTTTTGATGACGGGACCAAGTAATCCGTAACCCACAACCCCAGAGAGGAATCCCGCTGGTTAAGCTGCCGCCCAGGTGAAGGACGGTACAGCATAATCCGCATGGCTGTAAGGATTCTGTTGATGAGCGGATGAATGACCTCCCCGAGAACGCACGGTGAACGCAGGCAGCAGCAGGTTGCCTAAGGCCAGTAACCGACTTGCGCGTAGGCGGGCGTTAACCGCTTTGAGCGGATTATGAAGCAGCGCAGCTGCTGCACTGATCCGGAATGTGGGTGGTACCACGGGTGAATTATTGGTTATGATAATCCCTCGTCCCTGTTTGTAATGAACAGGGCGGGGGATTTTTTGTTGTTTTTTGATGAGGGGTTATTTTCAGGAGGGATAGGCTGTGGCTAAAGAAAGATTCGAGAAACCAACCGGTACGCAGGATGTGCTTCCGGGTGCAGTGGAGAAATGGCAGGTTGTTGAGGGGAAGGCCAGAGATCTGTGCCGCCGGTTCAACTACCGGGAGATCCGCACGCCAATGTTCGAGCACACCGGGCTGTTCGAGCGCGGCGTAGGTGAAACAACGGATATTGTCGAAGGGGAAATGTACACCTTCAAGGATAAGGGTGACCGTGATCTGGCGCTGCGTCCCGAAGGGACCGCCGGTGTTGTCCGGGCGTATGTGCAGAACAAGCTGTATGGCGAGCCGGATGTCAGCAAGCTGTATTATATCGGCCCGATGTTCCGTTATGAGCGCCCCCAGGCGGGCCGTTACCGCCAGTTCCACCAGTTCGGCATAGAAGCCTTCGGAGCGGTTGATCCGGCAATTGATGCCGAAGTCATCTCGCTCGGCTACCAGTTCTACATTGACCTGGGGCTGAAGGATGTACGGGTGGAGCTGAATTCTGTAGGCAACGCGCCGAGCCGTGCGGCTTACCGGGAGAAGCTGCTCGATTTCCTGAGACCGATGAGAGACAATCTGTGCAGTGACTGCCAGCGCCGGATGGAACGCAACCCGCTGCGCGTGCTGGACTGCAAGGTCGACCAGGATAAATTCGGCGGTGCACCGTCGATTCTGGACAGTCTGGATGAAGAATGTACAGAGCATTTTGCCAAGGTAAAAGGTCACTTGGACGTTATGGGCGTGGAGTACAGCATCAATCCCCGTCTCGTGCGCGGCCTGGATTATTACACGCATACAGCGTTTGAGTATAAAGCAGCGGGTATCGGTTCTATCGATACAGTTGGCGGCGGCGGCCGGTATAACGGC encodes:
- a CDS encoding cation diffusion facilitator family transporter, which encodes MNDKPLPRREAAVWTGILSDVALAVAKGSIGYFAGSKALMGDAFYSGADAAAKLAGVIPWNPKQSNKTAAARSRTVQGSKEPMAAILLAVLILMGGLQIAFSAIRDLTRGNLSAPGQSALIAVLLCIVFKEAIFQYQYRYFKKKGDGSHAAYADNHRFSLYTSITVFIGIALAMTGGYLNWHPLLYMDPIAALLAGCLIIRKGYALITSSVYSNKQPQELPSKEAASFIETVQRVHGVIRVEHLKALEQGSYVNLHVKISVNPRISVMEAQDISECARKLLQHRFVHVGEVHMDVVPYDPGYPYKSNHELADNDVPTLLQ
- the uraA gene encoding uracil permease, with the translated sequence MQREIQVNERLPWGPGFLLSLQHLFAMFGSTVLVPNLFGVDPGMILLMNGIGTLLYILICRGKIPAYLGSSFAFISPVLSVLADHKGDHEHGYSLALGAFIVTGVIFILVALLVRYAGTGWIDVVFPPAVMGAIVATIGLELVPVAARMAGLIAPEGVAAADWTPDSKAIILSMVTLGVTVIGSVLFRGFPKIIHILIGIVTGYVLAYFMGVVNTSAISEASFLSHPTIITPSFDWSVIFTIIPVSLVVIVEHIGHLLVTSNIVGKDLTKDPGLDRSLMGNGISTVLSGFMGSTPNTTYGENIGVMALTKVYSVYVIAGAAVIAIVLSFSGTFSSVIANIPQPVMGGVSLLLFGVIAASGLRIFVEQKVDFSKATNMILATLVLVVGISGISLTIGGVVLKGMALATIVGMVLALLFKLIEVLGLSNEQEADKSAH
- the recJ gene encoding single-stranded-DNA-specific exonuclease RecJ; amino-acid sequence: MLNSKTRWQSPAADPETTSELARSLSISPLLSSLLVQRGMNTAEKALVFMDGGAEDSHDPYLLKGMAAAVPRIKKALQEEEHILVYGDYDADGVSSTALMIQLLRHLGASFDIYIPHRSNEGYGLHNHALDWALQQGVSLVITVDTGISAYHQIAYASGLGIDVIVTDHHEPPELLPEAYALINPKLPDCPYPFKGLAGVGVAYKLAEALLGGGVPEEWCEIAAIGTVADLMPLQGENRSLVRKGLKSMQNSPFPGIRALLSVSGITMSTVSAVNIAFGMAPRINASGRLDHAGRAVTLLTTEDMEEAEQLAGELDLLNKERQLVVERIVQEAAAKLEQRISRSGLPDIIVLAEQGWNVGVVGIVASKLLERYYRPVIILDIHPDTGMCKGSARSIPGLDIYAALSSCAGLMDHFGGHPAAAGMSLPQSKLEEFDAALNAYAEAVLTPDDFVAVAAADGEVAIADLTLQAALELERLAPFGMANPLPRFILRGAAVKETRKMGQDGKHLKLVLQQDKLTIEAVAFGKGPLADLLPGGTVVDVLAELSINEWNGSRKPQLMLQDLAVPYAQLFDLRGAADAVKGAAHLHELFSLYSGGGPVKTAAVFQNSRTSPLRELRGMSLWVYDENGGISPLQPSKPESGEAGTSLLCLLDMPESPEQLEALFTAFPEAENIALLHPVRDGRDRLQIPTRDHFKSLYKLLASIAAVATPEHEVLLRLSRQSQLGVRMLNRMLDVFTELNFIERSSGRITFVTQPAAKSLSASEHFVRLGKTAEMEQYFMEGSRSELQEFMLSHRLGGVS
- a CDS encoding adenine phosphoribosyltransferase; this encodes MDFKDSIRVIPDFPQAGISFKDITTLLKDGAKYRAAIDELKKLVAHLEIDVIAGPEARGFVVGAPLAYALGVGFVPIRKSGKLPYETIEAGYALEYGKDTLAMHTDAIQPGQKVLIADDLLATGGTIATSVNLVEQLGGQVVGAAFLIELTALAGRNKLTDIEVVTLLTYED
- the secF gene encoding protein translocase subunit SecF produces the protein MRFKKELDFVHLSKYFYIFSIALTVAGLIFLATFGLNYSVDFKAGSNVDVSLSKSITQDELKPALAEAGIGHDPTITIGDKRVNIRYDEELNDTQSEALKTAITKIDDQASFEINTVDTEMAKELARNAIYSVLLSSIGIIIYVSIRFEWRFALASIVALLHDAFMVVAIFSIFRLEVDLTFIVAVLTIIGYSINDTIVIFDRIRENLRFGKQKSYEDLKVLVNKSVSQTLMRSLYTAFTVFIAAFFLLIMGGESIKMFSLAMVIGLLFGAYSSIFIASPLWLLLKKRQKPAVKSPAKV